A genomic region of Rhodohalobacter sp. SW132 contains the following coding sequences:
- a CDS encoding helix-turn-helix domain-containing protein, translating to MNKKRPFLLPKHERMLQQVGEQLKLARLRRRLSVEQVSQRADIGTSTLWRIEKGEPGVAMGNYFMVLVPLELDKDILKLALDDELGRKLQDAGLTTKKRAPKRESSS from the coding sequence ATGAATAAAAAACGCCCTTTTTTACTTCCAAAACACGAACGTATGCTTCAGCAGGTCGGAGAACAGTTAAAACTGGCTCGTTTACGAAGAAGACTGAGTGTCGAGCAAGTCTCGCAGCGAGCAGATATTGGTACATCCACACTCTGGAGAATCGAAAAGGGTGAACCCGGTGTAGCAATGGGAAACTATTTTATGGTACTTGTGCCCCTGGAACTGGACAAAGATATCTTAAAACTGGCCTTAGATGATGAACTTGGAAGAAAATTACAAGATGCCGGATTAACTACGAAAAAAAGAGCACCGAAAAGAGAATCCAGTTCCTAA